TATATTTGGCAAACGATAGTTATATCCAATAAAATCATGCACATATTCCCATTTATGCGGAACTTTTGCTTGTGTTGTTAGGTGTTTTGCTTTTTGGGCTAATTCCGTATCATTAGTTAAAAGCATACCCCCTCCCCCTGTTGTTATTGTTTTATTTCCGTTAAAACTAAGTGTTCCGAATTTTCCGAAAGTTCCTGTATGTTGCCCTTTATAGAAACTTCCGAGACTTTCGGCAGCATCTTCAATTAAAGTAATGTGATAGCGGTCACAAATAAATTTAATTTCGTCAATTCGTGCCGGATGCCCGAATGTATGCATCGGAATACAGGCTTTTATAGTTTTATCCGTTTTCTTATTCCGGCAAAATCCAAAATCATCACGATAAGTGTTTTTTGATAAAAAATCTTCTAATTTTTGAGGCGATAATCCAAGTGTGTCTTTATCAACATCAATAAAAACAGGCTTTGCCCCTGTATATGAAATTGCATTTGCAGTGGCAATAAAAGTTAAGGGCTGAGTAATGACTTCATCATCTTGCTTTACATTTGATAAGATTAATGCAATGTGCAAAGCTGCCGTTCCGTTTACACAAGCAACAGTATGTTTTGCTCCTGTGTATTTTGCGATATTTTCTTCAAATAAATCAACAAATTTACCTACGCTCGAAACAAATGTGCTGTCGATACACTCGTTTAAGTATTGTTTTTCATTACCAATGAAACGTGGCTCATGTAAAGGTATAAATTCATTTGTTTTGTAGGTTTCCTTTACAAATTTGATGAATTTTTTATACATTGTAAATGTCGGTTTTATACTTTTTAAGATTTTCAGGTTTTGTAAACCAGTTCATTGTTTCTACCAAACCTTTTTCTATTGAATATTGAGGTGCAAAATCGGTTAATGATTTTATCAAAGTGTTATCTCCCCAAAGTCTGAAAACTTCTGATTTTTCCGGTCTTAATCTTTGTTCGTCAGTAATAAATTCAACATCTGATTTCATAATTTTTTTTATTAAATTCAGAGTGTCTTTCATTGAGATTTCAAAATTTGAAGCGATATTAACTTCTTTTCCGATTGTTTTATCGTTTTCTGCCAAAGCAATAAATCCCCTACAGGTATCTTTTACATAATTAAAATCTCTTGTAGGACTTAAATCTCCGAGTTTAATTTGTTTTTTACCGGTAGCAATTTGTGAAATTATTGTCGGTATAATTGCACGTGCCGATTGTCGAGGACCATAAGTATTGAAAGGGCGTGCAATAGTAACAGGCAATCCAAAGGCATTATAAAAACTCATAGCCATTGCATCTGCTCCAATTTTGCTTGCAGCATAAGGCGATTGTGCTTGTTTTGGGTGTTTTTTCATCAATAGGAACGTATTGTGCC
This DNA window, taken from Bacteroidales bacterium, encodes the following:
- a CDS encoding LegC family aminotransferase, which codes for MYKKFIKFVKETYKTNEFIPLHEPRFIGNEKQYLNECIDSTFVSSVGKFVDLFEENIAKYTGAKHTVACVNGTAALHIALILSNVKQDDEVITQPLTFIATANAISYTGAKPVFIDVDKDTLGLSPQKLEDFLSKNTYRDDFGFCRNKKTDKTIKACIPMHTFGHPARIDEIKFICDRYHITLIEDAAESLGSFYKGQHTGTFGKFGTLSFNGNKTITTGGGGMLLTNDTELAQKAKHLTTQAKVPHKWEYVHDFIGYNYRLPNINAALGVAQLEQLPKFIEKKRQLAENYKNFFKNTEIQFVSEPKNSKSNYWLNFILLKDREERDKFLKFTNENGVMTRPVWELINRLEMFKNCQTENVENAEWLADRVVNIPSSVIV